DNA from Deinococcus deserti VCD115:
ACCCGAGCTTGTCTGGGGTGTTATTGCCAGCTTCTACGTCGGCAACATCATCCTGCTGATCCTGAATCTCCCCCTCATCGGCATCTGGGTCCGGGTGCTGCTGATCCCGCAGGCGATCCTGATCGCCATCATTCTCGCCCTGCTGGTTGTCGGCGCGTACACCATCAACAACAGCGTGTTTGACATCTACGTGATGCTGATTTTCGGCGTCATCGGCTACCTGCTGCGCAAACTTGACTACCCCATCGCCCCGATCATTCTCGCGCTGGTGCTCGGGCCCCTCATGGAACGCTCCCTGCGCCAGTCGCTGGAACTGTCCCAGGGCAGCGCGCAGATCTTCCTGCAAAGCCCCATCGCGCTCACCTTCCTGATTGCAGCGGCGCTGGTGCTGCTCTCACCCACCTTCCGGCCGCTCCTGACCCGCTGGCAACGCCGCCGCGCCTAGCCGGCGCCCGCACCCTGACCTGTTCCTGCACGTCCTGCCGCGTAGTCCGAGGTTTGCGTATGACCTACACCGCCCAACATCCTCCCTGAATCCCTCCTCGCCTATCGTCCGCTCTTCCTCCACATGCCACTCCCCGCCGCCCAGCGCGGCTCCCCCCAGAGGTCACCCCATGAAAATCACCCCCAAGCAAGGCCTGATGACTGCCACCGCCCTCCTCGTCTCCCTGAGCCTGTTGTCTTCCACCGCTTCCAGCCAGTCGCGTAAGGTTACGTTCCCGGAGAAAGGCAAGACCATTCAGATCATCGTGGGGTTCGCCGCTGGTGGCAGCACCGACGTTGGCGCGCGACTGCTCGCCAAAGGCCTGGAAAAGGAACTGGGCGTACCGGTCGTGATCGTAAACCGCCCCGGCGCGGGTGGTCAGCTCGGCTACGTCGCCCTGACGCAGGCCAAGCCCGACGGGTACACCATCGGGAACACGAACTTCCCGTCCGCCGTGGTGACGTACCTCGACCCAGCGCGTCAGGCCACCTACAAACGCAACGATTTCATCCCGCTGGCCCTGCATGTGGTGGACCCCGGCCTGTTTGCCGTCCGGAAAGACAGCCCGTACAAGAGCCTCAAGGACGTGATCGCGGCCGCCAAAGCCAACCCTGGAAAGATCACCATCTCCACCACCGGACTTCAGACCGATGAGCATTTCGCGATTCTGCAACTCGAGAAGATGGCCGGCGTGAAGTTCGCCCCGGTGCACTTCTCGCAGGGAATTGCTTCCGCCACCACCGCCCTGCTGGGTGGGAAAATTGACGTGTTCGCCGGGAATGTCGGTGATCTCCTCGGCCAGTACAAGGCCGGTGAGGTGCGCATCCTGGGCGTGATGGACGACCGGCGCAGCCCGTTCTACCCGAACGTCCCCACGTTCGCCGCGTACGGCTACAAGCTGGAGAACTCCGCTTCACGCGGTTTCGCCGCTCCGGCCGGTACGCCCACCGAGGTCGTCAACGTCCTGAGCAAGGCCATCCAGAAGGTCGCCAGCTCAGAAGCGCACAAGCAGGAAATGAAGAACTTGGGCCTCACCCTGCGGTACATGACTCCGGCGAAGTACCGCGCTTACTGGAGTACCTACGAAACGGATATTCAGGACCTGCTGCCCCTGTCGCGCCAGTGAACCAATCCGTCATTACCGAACGAGGGCTCCTATGACACAGAAAGTACTTGTCACGTCAATTTTCCTCCACGCTGGTGGGGAGGTCGATCACCTGCTCCGGGCGGAAGGCTTCGAGCCTACCTACGCCCCCGCGCTTACGAAGCGCACTGAAGATGAACTCATTGGCCTTCTCGACGGCGTGTCCGGGGCGATCATTGCCAACGAACCCTTCACGGACCGAGTCCTGGCAGCTGCTCCGGATCTGAAAGTCATCTCCCGCACCGGCGTGGGTTTCGACAGCATAGACGTGGCGGCGGCCACCCAGCGCGGCGTCGTGGTGTGCAACACGCCCAACGTCAACCGGTACGCGGTCGCGGAATGGACCCTGGCGATGATGCTCGGCTGCGCGCGCCACGCCGTGAAGAACTGGACGGAAATGAATGCCGGAGGGTTCAAACGGTTCGAGGGCACTGAACTGTACGGCAAGACCCTGGGCCTGGCCGGACTGGGCGGCATCGGCAAGGAGGTCGCCCGGCGGGCCCACGCGTTCGGGATGACGCTCCTGGCCGTCGAGGAGTACCAGGATCAGGCCTTCGCGGCGCAGTACGGCGTCACGTATGTCGACCTGGAGACCGCACTCGAGCAGAGCGATTTCCTGAGCCTGCACCTGCCCCTCAACGCCCAGACCCGTCATCTGATCAACGCGGAGCGCCTCGCGCGGATGAAGCCCAGCGCGTGCCTGATCAACACGGCACGTGGTGGCGTCGTGGACACGGTGGCCCTGGCGCAGGCCCTGCGTGAAGGCACCATCGCTGCTGCCGCCCTGGACGTGTTCGAGGAAGAACCCCTGCCCGCGGACAGCCACCTGCACGCCCTCGAGAACCTGCTGATGAGTCCCCACGTGGGCGGCGTCACGACTGAAGCCCGGCAGATGTCCGGCGTCCGCGCCGCGGAGAACCTCATCCTGGCGCTCAAAGGTCAGGCGCCTGCCTCGCCGGTCAACCCGGAAGTGATTCCCACGGCCCGGTACGCGGTCAGCGCCACCTGAAGGCAGGCCCGCCGCTTTCCAGCTTTCCAGCGGGCCTGCGCACCGTCATCCCACCCGCCACGCCGTGTTCTCACTCCTAACAACGGGCAGGGCAACCTGCCACCCGAAAAGGACCAACTGTGCTGATTCCTGATTCCCCCTACTTCCAGAACCACGTCGAGCGAACTTCACCTGAACTCGTCACGCGCGCCTCGGGCTTCGCGGCTTCCATCCTGGCGGACGTTGCCGGTCGCCGCGGAACCATGCATGGCCGCGTTCGCGCGCTGGCGCCATCCATGCGTGTGGCGGGGCCAGCCATCACCGTCGAGGTGCGTCCGGGGGACAACCTGATGATCCACGCGGCCATGGCCATCGCTCAGCCCGGGGATGTGCTGGTCATTGACGGGAAAGGGGACCAGACCTGCGCGCTCATGGGCGAGATCATGATCAGCCAGTGCATGGCCCTCGGCTTGGCCGGGGTCATCATCGACGCCGCGGTGCGCGACTCGGCAGAAATTCAGGCCCTGGGGTTCCCAGTCTTCTCGGTCGGGACCAACCCGAACGGGCCCACCAAGTTCGTCCCGGGCCGGGTCAATCACACCATCAGCGCAGGCGGCGTCACGGTCCGGCCGGGCGATCTGGTGGTGGCGGACGCGGACGGGGTCTTTGTGGCCGAGCGTGAGCAGGTGGAGGCGCTGCTGCCGCTGGCGCAGAAGAAAGTCGATTCGGAGTCCGCGCGGTTGCAGGACATCCGCAGCGGCCGCAACCTGACCCCAGGCTGGCTGGCTGCGGCACTCGCGGCGGCCGGCGTGCTGGAGGAAACCGCGACAGCGTAGTAGGGTGCCCTGAAAGCAAGCGTCCCGGATCGTCCCTGGGGTGTGAGGCAGGACCTCACACCCCAGGCTTGTTCTCCGAGGCTATCGCCGCAGGAGCGGGAGAGTAACCGGAGTGTGAATCTTGAGGAGGGCAGGCAGATGAGCCCAGAGGCACCACAGGGCCATGGCCCGAACGAGGTTCAGCTGCTCCTCTGTCAGCGCCTGCGCGCAGAGGAATTGTTGGAGGTGAATACGGTGGCGGTTCGCCTTGGACTGCTTCCTGTGGAGGTCCAGGAGCGCATTCACCTCGGGAAGCTTCCGGCCGTGCGGATGGGCGGGAAATTGTATGTCCAGCAGGATGATCTCACGTTCTACGTTGACCAGCTTGAACATCCGCCCGGCCTGATGGCAGCCTGGACGTGGGCGACCGCTACGGTGCACCTGGCGGGGACGCTGGACGACCTTCAGGAACGCCTGCCGGAGCGGCTGCGCTGCTTACGAAAGGAGCTTCTCGGTCCGCTCCAGCCGTTCGCGGAGCGCGTCAAGGAGTACCTGAAGGGGGGAAGGTACGGCGCGGTGGCGCTGCATGTCCGGGGTGCGGAGCGGATGGTCCTGGCTTTTGAGCGGGCGCATGGGCCCCTCAGCGTCGAGATGCGGCACACGGTGGCACCGCGGAGCGTCACCAGCCATCCCTGTGAAGATGATCAACCAGGTTAGGTGAGCGGGGCTCAGGGGGCCGATGACGATGGTGCCGGCATACGGCGTTCAGACAGAGAACACCGCTGTTTCGCTCTTGCTCACCTCCCGGATCACCATGCGCCAGTCATCCCCGCGTTCTCAGTTCAGGCACACCTAGCCAGAAGTGCGCTGGCGGGGACGCCATTCACGCTGGTCGCCGCTGAGGCTCAGAGCGAGCCAGGGATGGTGCGGGTCGTTTTCCACGGAGGCATACAGGGTGTACAGCCGACCGTCGTCCAGCGCGCCTTCCTCCTCGCCTGACCAGTCCGACACAACAACTTCACCTGGATGCAGCGGCACCGGCAGCGACAGGCGGCCGAACACTTCGTGACGCCATTCGGCCCACGCCTGCTCCACACGTCCGCGAAACGTCATCAGGTACTGGCGCAGCGGCGTGTCGTCGAGATCAGTCAGGGCACCGCCGAGGGTCTCGCGGCGGAACACGTTCGGTTCAACCTGACGCTGACTCATCACGATCAGGCTGTACGGGAGGTTTCGTTCGGTGGCGAGATGACGCAGCGTATGGAGATGCATCTGCTCATCAGCAAAATCACTCAACACGATGTCCCGCGCGTAGTCCGGTCGGCGCAGGATGATCAGCCCGTTGCCGCCGTGATGTCCGAGCCACTGGCCATCTGCGGTGTAAAACGCGCAGTAGCCGCAGCGGGCACACAGCCGCTCAGAGTGGGTCGCGAAGGTCGTCACGATGGTCGCCTGTTCGTCACAGGTGGTATGGGCCCAACCGGGCGTGTCCACCAGCCGAGGAGCAGGCGCTGGAAGAGGAGCGCCCACGCGAGCGAGTTCCTGGTGGATCAGGGTGGTGTTGGCGTTCAGGAGCAGTCGAAGGTCCATGTCTCGCCTCTCATCACAGCATGGTCTTCCGGGCAGATGGAGTGTTTTTTCTCTCATGAGAGATGTGTCTGTTTCACCACATCTTGCAGATGCAGCAGAGTGTGCTCCGCCACCGGCGGACGGGATGATGAGAAGCTGGGTTCGACGTGTTGATTTTGAATTACATCTAATATCTCTTCGATGTAAATCACCGGTCTGGAGGCGCAGTACCGGCAACATCACTCTCCCCTTGCCCACCGTCCTACACCCACGCCGGCCCAGTACCAAAGCCACGTCGTTGACGCCAGGACACCAAAGTTTTTGGCTTCAGGACCCTCTCTCCAGTTCCATTTCTCAAGGGTGAACGCTCATGCGCACGTCCAGTGAGCTGGGCCCGGATGGGTGTCCGTGTGGAGCTCAGGAACGTGCGGCGCACCTAGATTCGTCATGCCTTACCGCAGGGGCGCGGGATAAGCACTCGAGCGCCTGTACCGCCAGACGATCCTGAAGACGTGCAGCGCGCCTTTTACGACCCCTGGGGAGGAACTGGAATGACTGCCAGGGTGCACCGTGACACGCATACGCCCCGGTCCTGCTCATCGACAATCTCGATCTGCCACACCTGGGTCGTGCGTCCCTGATGCACGGGCGTCGCGGTGGCCGTCACGACGCCGCTGCGGACGGCGCGCAGGTGGTTGGCATTGATCTCCATTCCCACGGCCGTCATGCCGCGCTCCGCGACACTCAGGTGCGCTCCCAGACTGGCGACAGTTTCGGCCAGCGCCACACTCGCGCCGCCGTGCAGCACCCCGAACGGTTGATGCACCCGCCGCTCGACGGGCATGCGCGCGACCACCCGCTCGCCGCTCGCTTCCAGAAACTCAATGCCCAGATGATCTGGCAAGGCGCCGCGGGCCTGTTCAGTGAACTCAGCAAGAGACAGGGTCATGGGGCGCTCCTCTGCGGACGCAGGATCAGGCAGGTGGTGGTGGCATGAGCACACAACCTGTCGTTTGCGTCCAGGAGTTTCGCGTGTGCCGTGGCCACCTGGCGCGACACACTCAGCACCTCGCCCACCGCGCGCACCTCCCCCATACCCACGAGCAGGGGCCGCAGGTAGTTCACCTTGAGCTCAAGGGTGGTGTAACCCACGCCCGCCGGCAGCCGGGTGTGGATCGCACACCCGAGCGCGGAATCCAGCAGCGTCGCATACACGCCGCCATGAACGCTGCCGATCGGGTTGTAGTGAAATTCCTGCGGGGTCATCCGGAACGTCACCCGGCCGTCCTCGATGTCGTCCTCAAGCGCCAGCGAGAAGTCGAGGCTCGCCGCAATGGGTGGGCCTGGGAACTCACCGCGCACCATCGCCCGCAGGTAATCCAGTCCGCTGATATGCCGCGCGGCTTCGGCACCGACCAGTGGATCTTCCCAGGTGTACGTGCGAACGCGGTCCCCCTGGAGAGGCCCGTTGTGGAGCGGAGTAGGGGGTGAGACGGGGTCTGGTGTGGTGGGGTGGGTCATGCTGGCTCCTGGGACAGGGGGCTAAGCGTTCGGCGGGTGCGGCTTGTGAAGTTTGAGAACAAGGGCTGCTGCGCTTTGGACCACCTGGTGGCATCAGGCCCGCCACCTTCGCTATTTATATGATACATATCATATAAAGAGCTACCTGGTGGCATCTCTGACGCAGGAACCCCGGGACCGCTGATTTCAAGGAGAACCCCACCTCACTCGTGCATAGCCGAAAGAAGGAGCATCATGCTGACCCACCGGACTGCCCGAACATTCGCCACCCACGCGTTCCGCCCACAGGTGACCTGAGATGGCCCGCTACCGCAGTGACCATGCCCAGGAGACACGCGAGAAAATCCTGAATGCGGCGACCCTGGCCTTTAAGGCGGACGGGCTCAACACCGTCGGCATCGGGCGGCTGATGGGAAAAGCGGGACTGACGCACGGCGGGTTCTATGCCCACTTCCCCAGCAAGGACGCTCTGGTCCAGGAAACGCTCGCGCGGAGCCTTCAGAAGACTGCCCGCAACCTCCTGCAAGCCGCCACCGACACTCCCCCTTACGGCCTCGGCGGCGTCATCCGCAGTTATGTCAGCCGCCAGCACCGCGACCGGCCCGCCGCAGAAGGCAGCTGTGTCCTGCCGGCCCTGGCGGCTGAGGTCGCCCGGCAGTCGCCTGACGTCCGGCAGGCGGTCACCGAGACCATTGCAGTCCTGATCGACGAACTGAGCGCACTCTCACAAGCGGGCGACCCCGCAGCCCAGCGGGCGGAGGTGCTTCCCATTCTTTCCGGCATGGTGGGCGCCATTCTGCTGTCCCGCGCGGTATCCGACCCGGACCTCAGTGACGCCATCCTCAAAACCACCCGCGACCACCTGATGGGTCAACTCCTGCCCGGGAACGCCCATGACCGCGGGTAACCGCCTCATCCAGCGCTCCACCCTGATCGCCTCCAGCCTGGCGGTGGTGGTGGTCATGCTCAACGTCGCTGCCGTGAACCCAGCACTCCCGAGCCTCCAGCAGGCCTTTCAGACGAGTACGACAGACCTCCAGTGGGTGGTCAACGTGTACAACATTGTCTTTGCCGCGCTGCTGCTCGTGGGCGGGCTGCTCGGGGCCAGGCTGGGATTTCGCCGCGTCCTGCTGGGGGGGCTGGCTCTTGGGGCGTTCGGCGCGGTCCTGACCGCCCTGGCGCCCTCGTATGCCGTGGTGCTGCTGGGGCGGGGAATCACTGGCGTGGGCGCCTCCCTGGTGCAACCTGCCACTCTGGTTCTCCTCACTCTCGCCTTCAGCGATCCTGCGGCCCGCGCCCGGGCGATCGGGCTGTGGGCCGGCGTATCCGGACTGGGCATCGCCGTGGGACCCGTCCTGGGGGGTGTGCTGGTGGACGCCTTCGGCTGGACGGCGGTGTTCTGGACTCTCGTCCTGGCAGGCGCAGTCACCTGGGCCGCTTCGCTGTGGGGAACCCGGGAGTCCCCGCGCTTCGCGGCGCGTCGCGTCGACCTGCCCGGCCTCCTCCTGGTTGTCCTGACGCTGGGCAGCCTGATCTACGGACTCACGCAGGGCAATGGGTTGGGCTGGGGTTCACCCCTGGTCCTGGGGTGCCTGCTGGGCGCCGGGGTCTTGTTCGCGCTTTTTCTGTGGGTGGAGGGGCGCGAACAACACCCCCTGGTCGACCTGGGCCTCTTTCGCAACCTGACCTTTACTGCGTCGAATCTGGGCGGCCTGCTGATCTTTTTCGGGCCCTTCAGCCTCCTGGTTTTCTTCACGCTGCTGCTCCAGGGTGTCATGCGGTACTCGGCCACCCGCGCCGGGCTAATCATTGTCTTTTTCCCGCTCGGCGCCGCCCTGGGTTCCGTGTTGGGGGGGCACCTGACCGCCCGTCGCGGCACCCGGCTCACCGCCACGCTCGGCCTGGGTCTGATCGGGCTGGCCACGCTGGTCCTGGTGCGCGTGTCCTTGAGGACGACGGGGTGGGACTTGTGGTGGAACTTCGCCGTGATGGGGCTGGGGGTGGGCCTGTCCCTGGGGGCCCTCACGACAGCGGCGATGGCGAGCGCGCCGCGCGATCAGATGAGCCAGGCCTCCAGCCTCCTGAGCGCGCTGCGTCAGGTGGGTGCCGCCCTGGGGATCGCCCTGCTGGGGGCGGTCATTGCCCTTCACCCTGGTGAGGACGAAGCCGCTTTCCTGGGCGGCCTGCGCGACGCCCTGTGGTTGGCTGGAGGCGTACTGCTGCTGAGTGCTCCGGCAGTCTGGTGGGCGATGGGCCGGCCGGAGGGGGAAGGGCGGCCTGCCGGGGGCACCCTGACAGCTCCGGTCCAGGATGCGGCGTCGCAGGAAGGCTGACGGCATCAGAGCACGCTTGCGGGTTGAAGGGCACGGCGCGGCCCGTCGAGTCGCGTGCGGGTGATCCGCCGGCTGAGTTCCGCCTCTGGCGCGGAAAATTCTGAGGCATCAAATGCTCCCGGTTATACATTCAATTCTGTAGGCGTTCCTGCCTGCATCAGCCGCATGGCGAAGGTCACGTCCTGATTCCGTAATAGGTCCAGTTCGACAACCGCGATGAATACCGGCGGCAGCCCGGACAGGGTGGTCTCCCGGGGCCGAGCCGCACAAGGATCGGCCTGCTGCTCCGTGACGTACCAGGTTCCGTGTTCAGCCTGGGAACCAGCAACACCTCACTTGCAACGCCTCTCCTGTCCTTTCTGCGTCACCACTCGTCTTCACTGCGCCCACAGCAGGGCCGTCAGTAAGAACCCCGGATCAGGGCTGAAGCGAGACCAGCACTTCATATCCGGACACATTCCGCAGGAGGCGCGGGTGAAGAACATATGCGGGCCGTACCCATAAGATGCGCCGCCAAGGTATGGCGGCGCATCTTATGGAGTAAACCTCAGAAGTTGAACTTGTCGATGTTGGCTTTGTCGAACACGGTGAGGGGCCCGAGGATGACCACACCATCTTTGCCGATGGTGCGCTGCCCAAGTTTCCCGGCGCTGAACTTCTCGCCTTCCTTACCCGTGATCTGGCCGCTGACGAGCGCAGCTGCGGCGTAGGAGGCCAGGTACCCGAGTTCTTCCGGGTTCCACAGGGCAAAGCCCTGTACAGTTCCGTTCTTCACGAAGGCACGCATCTGGTTCGGGGTGCCCAGACCAGTCAGGGCAACTTTGCCTTTGTACGGGCTGCCGGAAAGGTAGCGGGCGGCGGCGCTGATGCCGACCGTGGTGGGGGAGATGACGCCCTTGAGGTTCGGGTAGGCCTGCATCATGCCCTGCATTTCAGTGAAGGACTTCTGGTCATCGTCGTTGCCGTACGCGATCTTGACCAGTTTCATGTCCTTGTACTGAGGCTTTTGCAGTTCTTCCTGCATGACCTTGATCCAGGCGTTCTGGTTAGTGGCGTTCGGAGTGGCCGACAGGATGGCAATTTCACCTTTGCTGCCGATCTGCTTAGCGAGGATCTTCACCTGATCGCGGGCGATGGTGTCCGCGCTGGCCTGACTGACGAACACGTGCCGGCCACCAACCGCGACGTCACTGTCGTACGTAACGACTTTGACTCCCTGCTGCATGGCGCGCTTGAGGTACGGCACCAGGGCGTTGGTGTCGCTGGCGGACACCACGATGGCGTTCTGCCGCTGGGCAAGCAGGGTATTGATGTAGCTGACCTGGCTTGACGCGCCCGCATCGGACGGCCCGACCTGCTTGCCGACGCCGGCGATTTCCTTGATGGCAGCCTGGCCACCTTTCCAGGCGGTGGTGAAGTACGGGTTGTTGACCTGTTTGGGCAGGAAGGCGATGGTAATGCCTTTCTTGAGGGTGCCCTGAGCGGTCGCGACGGCGGCGGCTCCGAGCGTGAGGGTCAGGGCGGCGAGCAGAACAGTGCGGTGTTTCATGGTTCCTCCAAAGGGAAGCGGATGGGCGGGTGAGGTGGAAAGCAGGGCGCGCTGTGCAGGGGCTTCAGGGGCTCACAGCGTGCCTCCTTGGGGCTGGGTGTTAAGCCGCTGCTGTCGTGCTGTTTTAAAGCGCGCCGCTAGATTCGGCCCAAGGACCGAGAGGATCAGCAGCAGACCCGTAACGATGGTCAGGATTTCATTCGGCACGTCAGCAAGGGTCAGGGCGTTCTGAATGATGCCAATCAGGAACACGGCGGCAATCACGCCAATCACGCTTCCCCGTCCGCCGAAGATGCTGACGCCGCCCAGCAGTACGGCGGCAATCACGGCGAGTTCCAGGCCAGCCGCGTTGTCCGCCCGGGCACTGGAGAAGCGGAAGGTGTAGATCACGGCTGCAAAGGCGCTCATCAGGCCGGAGAGGATGAACAGCAGCAGTTTGGTGCGTTCGACCCGCAGGCCCGCGAAACGCGCCGCAACCTCGTTTGCGCCGATCGCGTAGAGGGACCGGCCGAACGGTGTGGCATGAAGGACAACGGCCGTGATGATGGCGAGAAGCACGAACGCTACGGCCGGAATCGGAATCTGCGTGCCGGGTACCAGACCGAACCCCAGGTTGGTCCAGAAGGGTGGAAAATCCGCCACTGCGCGGTCCCCCAGCAGCGCGTACGCGAGG
Protein-coding regions in this window:
- a CDS encoding diguanylate cyclase; translation: MPDSPYFQNHVERTSPELVTRASGFAASILADVAGRRGTMHGRVRALAPSMRVAGPAITVEVRPGDNLMIHAAMAIAQPGDVLVIDGKGDQTCALMGEIMISQCMALGLAGVIIDAAVRDSAEIQALGFPVFSVGTNPNGPTKFVPGRVNHTISAGGVTVRPGDLVVADADGVFVAEREQVEALLPLAQKKVDSESARLQDIRSGRNLTPGWLAAALAAAGVLEETATA
- a CDS encoding TetR/AcrR family transcriptional regulator; amino-acid sequence: MARYRSDHAQETREKILNAATLAFKADGLNTVGIGRLMGKAGLTHGGFYAHFPSKDALVQETLARSLQKTARNLLQAATDTPPYGLGGVIRSYVSRQHRDRPAAEGSCVLPALAAEVARQSPDVRQAVTETIAVLIDELSALSQAGDPAAQRAEVLPILSGMVGAILLSRAVSDPDLSDAILKTTRDHLMGQLLPGNAHDRG
- a CDS encoding PaaI family thioesterase, encoding MTHPTTPDPVSPPTPLHNGPLQGDRVRTYTWEDPLVGAEAARHISGLDYLRAMVRGEFPGPPIAASLDFSLALEDDIEDGRVTFRMTPQEFHYNPIGSVHGGVYATLLDSALGCAIHTRLPAGVGYTTLELKVNYLRPLLVGMGEVRAVGEVLSVSRQVATAHAKLLDANDRLCAHATTTCLILRPQRSAP
- the rhaS gene encoding rhamnose ABC transporter substrate-binding protein; protein product: MKHRTVLLAALTLTLGAAAVATAQGTLKKGITIAFLPKQVNNPYFTTAWKGGQAAIKEIAGVGKQVGPSDAGASSQVSYINTLLAQRQNAIVVSASDTNALVPYLKRAMQQGVKVVTYDSDVAVGGRHVFVSQASADTIARDQVKILAKQIGSKGEIAILSATPNATNQNAWIKVMQEELQKPQYKDMKLVKIAYGNDDDQKSFTEMQGMMQAYPNLKGVISPTTVGISAAARYLSGSPYKGKVALTGLGTPNQMRAFVKNGTVQGFALWNPEELGYLASYAAAALVSGQITGKEGEKFSAGKLGQRTIGKDGVVILGPLTVFDKANIDKFNF
- a CDS encoding tripartite tricarboxylate transporter substrate binding protein, which gives rise to MKITPKQGLMTATALLVSLSLLSSTASSQSRKVTFPEKGKTIQIIVGFAAGGSTDVGARLLAKGLEKELGVPVVIVNRPGAGGQLGYVALTQAKPDGYTIGNTNFPSAVVTYLDPARQATYKRNDFIPLALHVVDPGLFAVRKDSPYKSLKDVIAAAKANPGKITISTTGLQTDEHFAILQLEKMAGVKFAPVHFSQGIASATTALLGGKIDVFAGNVGDLLGQYKAGEVRILGVMDDRRSPFYPNVPTFAAYGYKLENSASRGFAAPAGTPTEVVNVLSKAIQKVASSEAHKQEMKNLGLTLRYMTPAKYRAYWSTYETDIQDLLPLSRQ
- a CDS encoding phosphoglycerate dehydrogenase; translated protein: MTQKVLVTSIFLHAGGEVDHLLRAEGFEPTYAPALTKRTEDELIGLLDGVSGAIIANEPFTDRVLAAAPDLKVISRTGVGFDSIDVAAATQRGVVVCNTPNVNRYAVAEWTLAMMLGCARHAVKNWTEMNAGGFKRFEGTELYGKTLGLAGLGGIGKEVARRAHAFGMTLLAVEEYQDQAFAAQYGVTYVDLETALEQSDFLSLHLPLNAQTRHLINAERLARMKPSACLINTARGGVVDTVALAQALREGTIAAAALDVFEEEPLPADSHLHALENLLMSPHVGGVTTEARQMSGVRAAENLILALKGQAPASPVNPEVIPTARYAVSAT
- a CDS encoding MFS transporter, whose translation is MTAGNRLIQRSTLIASSLAVVVVMLNVAAVNPALPSLQQAFQTSTTDLQWVVNVYNIVFAALLLVGGLLGARLGFRRVLLGGLALGAFGAVLTALAPSYAVVLLGRGITGVGASLVQPATLVLLTLAFSDPAARARAIGLWAGVSGLGIAVGPVLGGVLVDAFGWTAVFWTLVLAGAVTWAASLWGTRESPRFAARRVDLPGLLLVVLTLGSLIYGLTQGNGLGWGSPLVLGCLLGAGVLFALFLWVEGREQHPLVDLGLFRNLTFTASNLGGLLIFFGPFSLLVFFTLLLQGVMRYSATRAGLIIVFFPLGAALGSVLGGHLTARRGTRLTATLGLGLIGLATLVLVRVSLRTTGWDLWWNFAVMGLGVGLSLGALTTAAMASAPRDQMSQASSLLSALRQVGAALGIALLGAVIALHPGEDEAAFLGGLRDALWLAGGVLLLSAPAVWWAMGRPEGEGRPAGGTLTAPVQDAASQEG
- a CDS encoding ABC transporter permease, translating into MSVPNRPRRSLLGWESTILALVVVALLMGSALHDAFLTGPNLSNLTSNLVEIALIALTMTLVVIAAEIDLSVASIVGMCSALLGVLWAAQVPMPLAILATLTLGALAGFLNGWLVTRLGLPSLAVTIGTLALYRGLAYALLGDRAVADFPPFWTNLGFGLVPGTQIPIPAVAFVLLAIITAVVLHATPFGRSLYAIGANEVAARFAGLRVERTKLLLFILSGLMSAFAAVIYTFRFSSARADNAAGLELAVIAAVLLGGVSIFGGRGSVIGVIAAVFLIGIIQNALTLADVPNEILTIVTGLLLILSVLGPNLAARFKTARQQRLNTQPQGGTL
- a CDS encoding hotdog fold thioesterase, which codes for MTLSLAEFTEQARGALPDHLGIEFLEASGERVVARMPVERRVHQPFGVLHGGASVALAETVASLGAHLSVAERGMTAVGMEINANHLRAVRSGVVTATATPVHQGRTTQVWQIEIVDEQDRGVCVSRCTLAVIPVPPQGS